The genomic stretch CCAGATGTTCCGCCGCGGCGTCCGTGACCGCCACGAGTTCGCGGAACCGGCCGGGACGCACCGTACGAGCTTCATCGACACGCGCGACATCGCGGCGGCTGCCGTGACGGTCCTCACGGGGAACGGGCACGCGGGGCGCGTGTACCCGCTGACCGGCCCGGCCGCCCTCGACCGGCACGAGGTGGCGGCCGCCCTGAGCCGCGCGCTGGGCCATGAGGTCACGTACCGCCCGGTGGACGACGACGGCTTCGTGGAGTTCCTGGTGTCCACCGGCGAGAGTGACAAGGAGGAGGCGCGCGCCATCGCCTCGATCTACCCGCCCATCCGCGCGGACGCCACCGCGCCCGTCACGGACGACCTGCCGCGCCTGATCGGCCGCGCCGGGCACACCATCGACGACTTCGCGCGGCACTACCGCGCCGACTGGCGGGCCTGACCGACCACAGGCTTGCCTCTCAGCGCACCGTGAGCAGCACGTCCGGGTGATCCCCGATCAGGGCGTGCACGCCCAGCGCGCTCAGGCGGGCAGCCTCGGCGGGGTCGTTCACAGTCCAGGTGTTCACCTGCCAGCCCAGGCGGCGCGCGGTGGTCATCAGGGCGGCGTCGATCAGGGCGTGGTGGGGGTGCAGGGCGGCGCTGCCGGTCCAGGCCATCGCGGCGCGCACCAGCAGCGGCGGGTATGGTTTGTGGGTCAAGAGGCCGCGTTCGATCTCCGGTGCGGCGTCGCGCGCGGCGCGCAGCAGGGTCGGCATGAATGAACTCACGATCACGCGCCGCGAGACCCCGTGGGCGCGGACGGCGTCCAGCGTGCGGCCCACCCGGTCGTCGGGCCGGGCGGCCTCGTGCTTGAGTTCCACGTTCACGAACGCCCCGGTGTCCGCCGCCCAGGCCAGGACGGCATCCAGTGTGGGGACGAAGGCGGGCAGCTCGGCGGCACGCAGCGTGGGGAGTGCCCGGCCGTCCTCCAGCTGCGCGTCGTGATGCACGACCAGCGTCCCGTCGCCCAGGCGGCGCACGTCCAGTTCCACGCCGTCCAGGCCAGCGTCCAGCGCGGCCTGGAAGCCGGTCAGGGTGTTCTCGCGGTGCAGGGCAGGCGTGCCCCGGTGGCCCAGCAGGAGTGGCGTCATCTACGGTCACGCTACCGCGCCGCCGTCAGCGCGGCGTGTCGTTGCCCGGGCCCACCCCTTGACCTTCTCCCAGGGGCAGGGCGCACGCTGGGGGTACCTCCGGAGGTTCCGCCCGCCCATGACCACACCAGCCCTCATGACCATTGGCGCGTTCGCGCAGGCGACCGGCCTGAGTGCCAAGGCGCTGCGCCTGTACGACGACCTGGGTCTGCTGCGCCCCGCGCAGGTGGACCCGGACAGCGGGTACCGCCGCTACGACCCGGCGCAGGTCGCGGACGCCCGACTGATCGGCCTGCTGCGCCGCGCCGACCTGCCCCTGAACGACATCCGCCTGTTGCTGGACACGCCTGCCCCGGAGCGGCCCGCCGCGCTGCGCGCCCACCTCACCCGGCTGGACCGCCTGCACCGCGAGCGGCGCGACCTGACCCTGTACCTGATCTCACGCCTGCAAGGAGAGACCCCCATGACCCTGCCCCCCGTCCAGACCCGCCCCCAGCCCCAGCAGAACGTCGCCACCCTGACCCGTCACGTGTTCGTCGCGGACCTGCCCGCCGCCATTCAGGGAGGGATGCAGACCCTGCTGGCGCACGTCGCCGCGCAGGGCTCGGTGACCGGCGCACCGTTCGTGATCTATCACGGCGAGGTGAACGCCGACAGCGACGGCCCTATCGAGATCTGCGTGCCGTACGGCGGGCCGGTCACGCCCGGCGGGGCCGTCGCCCTGCGCGTCGAACCCGCCCGGCACGAGGCGTTCCTGGCCCTGACCCGCGA from Deinococcus soli (ex Cha et al. 2016) encodes the following:
- a CDS encoding NAD(P)H-binding protein; amino-acid sequence: MILVTAATGNVGRELVPQLLETGQPVRAGSRHPDPARWPDAEAVPLDLTDQDSVRAAAQGVTAAYLIVPETLEAADVQDTLRTLRDAGVARVVLQSGFGVQGEGNLLGDAEAAVRASGLEWTILQPNWFMQNYNQMFRRGVRDRHEFAEPAGTHRTSFIDTRDIAAAAVTVLTGNGHAGRVYPLTGPAALDRHEVAAALSRALGHEVTYRPVDDDGFVEFLVSTGESDKEEARAIASIYPPIRADATAPVTDDLPRLIGRAGHTIDDFARHYRADWRA
- a CDS encoding glycerophosphodiester phosphodiesterase yields the protein MTPLLLGHRGTPALHRENTLTGFQAALDAGLDGVELDVRRLGDGTLVVHHDAQLEDGRALPTLRAAELPAFVPTLDAVLAWAADTGAFVNVELKHEAARPDDRVGRTLDAVRAHGVSRRVIVSSFMPTLLRAARDAAPEIERGLLTHKPYPPLLVRAAMAWTGSAALHPHHALIDAALMTTARRLGWQVNTWTVNDPAEAARLSALGVHALIGDHPDVLLTVR
- a CDS encoding MerR family transcriptional regulator; amino-acid sequence: MTIGAFAQATGLSAKALRLYDDLGLLRPAQVDPDSGYRRYDPAQVADARLIGLLRRADLPLNDIRLLLDTPAPERPAALRAHLTRLDRLHRERRDLTLYLISRLQGETPMTLPPVQTRPQPQQNVATLTRHVFVADLPAAIQGGMQTLLAHVAAQGSVTGAPFVIYHGEVNADSDGPIEICVPYGGPVTPGGAVALRVEPARHEAFLALTREQFEFPQILAAYDATCAHATAHGTCTLRPREVYGYDWDGAAPGEPVGDVAWPYEPAAVTT